One segment of Micromonospora parathelypteridis DNA contains the following:
- a CDS encoding HAD family hydrolase — protein MARSRKVTVSTDAEGHTAGWAETDLAPVTAPAPDPTAAAFFDVDNTMMQGASIYWFARGLASRNYFTTADLARFAWQQLRFRLLAREHAGDMSLAKEAALAFVEGWRVDEVERLAEEIFDEMMAPRIWAGTHQLAQRHLEAGQRVWLVSAAPVEIGRVIAARLGLTGAIGTVAEVVDGAYTGRLVGDLMHGPAKAEAVTQLAAVEGLDLVRCAAYSDSANDLPLLSSVGRAVAVNPDGALLRQARQHGWEVRDFRTGRRAVKIAVPSTAAAGLVAGAVTAGLALQRRRRAG, from the coding sequence GTGGCGCGCAGCCGTAAGGTGACGGTCAGTACCGACGCCGAGGGGCACACCGCAGGCTGGGCGGAGACCGACCTCGCCCCGGTCACCGCCCCCGCACCGGACCCGACGGCCGCAGCGTTCTTCGACGTGGACAACACGATGATGCAGGGCGCGTCGATCTACTGGTTCGCCCGCGGGCTCGCCTCCCGGAACTACTTCACCACCGCCGACCTGGCGCGATTCGCCTGGCAGCAGCTCCGGTTCCGGCTGCTGGCCCGGGAGCACGCCGGTGACATGTCCCTGGCCAAGGAGGCCGCGCTGGCCTTCGTCGAGGGCTGGCGGGTCGACGAGGTGGAGCGCCTCGCCGAAGAGATCTTCGACGAGATGATGGCTCCCCGAATCTGGGCCGGCACCCACCAGCTCGCTCAACGTCACCTGGAGGCCGGCCAGCGGGTCTGGCTGGTCAGCGCCGCCCCGGTGGAGATCGGTCGGGTGATCGCCGCCCGGCTCGGCCTGACCGGTGCCATCGGCACGGTGGCCGAGGTGGTGGACGGGGCGTACACCGGGCGGTTGGTGGGTGACCTGATGCACGGGCCGGCGAAGGCCGAGGCGGTCACCCAACTCGCCGCCGTGGAAGGGCTCGACCTGGTCCGCTGCGCGGCCTACAGCGACTCGGCCAACGACCTGCCGCTGCTCTCCTCCGTGGGCAGGGCGGTGGCCGTCAACCCGGACGGCGCCCTGCTGCGGCAGGCCCGCCAGCACGGCTGGGAGGTGCGGGACTTCCGCACCGGCCGTCGGGCGGTCAAGATCGCCGTGCCGTCGACCGCGGCAGCCGGTCTGGTCGCCGGCGCGGTCACCGCCGGCCTGGCACTGCAGCGCCGTCGCCGCGCCGGCTGA
- a CDS encoding lysophospholipid acyltransferase family protein → MTGPAAGRDPQGVGRFDVPQQSPTADPEPARRNGHRPAVQVPPAEPAVPDRPGDHWDRKVANGLAFLRRRLSGDYEVDEFGFDSELTDAVFHPLLRLLYRDWFRTEVSGVEHVPVDGPALVVGNHSGTVALDALILSAALHDKHPAHRYLRLLGADLVFRMPVVSEIARKTGGTVACNPDAERLLGGGDLVGVFPEGFKGIGKLYADRYKLQRFGRGGFVSAALRTGTPIVPVAIVGGEEIYPMLADIKPLARLLKLPYFPVTPTFPWLGPLGMVPLPSKWLIEFCPPIPTAHLTDSADDPLVVFNLADQVRETIQQTLHTLLERRPDPFGP, encoded by the coding sequence ATGACCGGGCCAGCGGCGGGGCGCGACCCGCAGGGGGTCGGGCGTTTCGACGTACCGCAGCAGTCGCCCACAGCCGATCCGGAGCCGGCGCGGCGCAACGGACATCGACCGGCGGTGCAGGTCCCCCCGGCCGAGCCGGCGGTGCCGGACCGGCCGGGCGACCACTGGGACCGTAAGGTCGCGAACGGCCTGGCGTTCCTGCGCCGACGGCTCTCCGGCGACTACGAGGTCGACGAATTCGGCTTCGATTCGGAGTTGACCGACGCCGTCTTCCACCCGCTACTGCGGCTGCTCTACCGCGACTGGTTCCGCACCGAGGTCAGTGGGGTCGAGCACGTGCCCGTCGACGGCCCCGCCCTGGTGGTCGGCAACCACTCGGGGACGGTGGCGCTGGACGCGTTGATCCTCTCGGCGGCGCTGCACGACAAGCATCCCGCCCACCGGTACCTGCGGCTGCTCGGCGCTGACCTGGTCTTCCGGATGCCGGTGGTCTCCGAGATCGCCCGCAAGACCGGCGGCACGGTGGCCTGCAACCCGGATGCCGAGCGGCTGCTCGGCGGCGGCGATCTGGTCGGTGTGTTCCCCGAGGGTTTCAAGGGCATCGGCAAGCTCTACGCCGACCGGTACAAGCTGCAACGGTTCGGGCGCGGCGGGTTCGTTTCGGCGGCGCTGCGCACCGGCACGCCGATCGTGCCGGTCGCCATCGTCGGCGGCGAGGAGATCTACCCGATGCTCGCCGACATCAAGCCCCTGGCGCGGCTGCTCAAGCTGCCCTACTTCCCGGTCACGCCGACCTTCCCGTGGCTCGGCCCGTTGGGCATGGTGCCGCTGCCCAGCAAATGGCTGATCGAGTTCTGCCCGCCGATCCCCACCGCCCACCTGACCGACTCCGCGGATGACCCGTTGGTGGTCTTCAACCTCGCCGACCAGGTGCGGGAGACCATTCAGCAGACCCTGCACACGCTGCTGGAGCGACGGCCCGACCCGTTCGGCCCGTGA
- a CDS encoding NAD-dependent epimerase/dehydratase family protein, translated as MTPGGTSGAPGVVLVTGVGRYLGAHVAARLAADPRIERVIGVDAPDSGTEFTDLLDRVERIRVDSGSLGGILADLDVDAVVHLALASSADPQHGGRSAMKDQNVIGTMQMLAACQRAPRLRKLVVRSSTAAYGVSFRDPAVFTEETEPREVPRGGFGRDILDIEGYVRGFRRRRSDVTATVLRFAPFIGSTADTTLTRYFSQPFVPTVFGRDPRLQFLHFDDALEVLHRSIVEDHPGTYNVAGPGVLSLSQAIRRAGRVAVPVLEPSLSGAATLARTMGFGRYGLDQVDLFVHGRVVDTTRLEQEYDFTPRSTAEAFEDFIRAHHGGVVVTRGQLAAAEQLVLDGIRQVRSALQERLS; from the coding sequence ATGACCCCCGGTGGCACCTCAGGTGCTCCGGGGGTCGTCCTCGTCACCGGGGTGGGCCGCTATCTGGGTGCCCACGTGGCGGCCCGACTGGCCGCGGACCCGCGCATCGAACGGGTCATCGGGGTCGACGCTCCGGACTCCGGCACCGAGTTCACCGATCTGCTGGACCGGGTCGAACGGATCCGCGTCGACTCCGGCTCGCTCGGTGGCATCCTCGCCGACCTGGACGTCGACGCGGTCGTGCACCTCGCCCTGGCCAGCTCCGCGGACCCGCAGCACGGTGGCCGGTCCGCCATGAAGGACCAGAACGTCATCGGCACCATGCAGATGCTCGCCGCCTGCCAACGGGCACCCCGGCTGCGTAAGCTCGTGGTCCGCTCGTCGACCGCCGCGTACGGGGTGTCGTTCCGGGACCCGGCGGTCTTCACCGAGGAGACCGAGCCCCGCGAGGTGCCGCGCGGTGGGTTCGGCCGCGACATCCTCGACATCGAGGGGTACGTCCGTGGCTTCCGGCGTCGCCGGTCCGACGTCACGGCGACCGTGCTGCGTTTCGCCCCGTTCATCGGTTCGACCGCCGACACCACGCTGACCCGTTACTTCTCGCAGCCGTTCGTGCCGACCGTCTTCGGCCGTGATCCCCGTCTGCAGTTCCTGCACTTCGACGACGCGTTGGAGGTGCTGCACCGGTCGATCGTGGAGGACCATCCCGGCACCTACAACGTCGCCGGCCCGGGGGTGCTGTCGCTGTCCCAGGCGATCCGGCGAGCCGGTCGGGTGGCCGTGCCGGTGCTGGAGCCGAGTCTCTCCGGTGCCGCCACGCTGGCCCGCACCATGGGCTTCGGCCGTTACGGCCTGGACCAGGTCGACCTCTTCGTGCACGGCCGGGTGGTCGACACCACCCGGCTTGAGCAGGAGTACGACTTCACGCCCCGCTCCACGGCCGAAGCGTTCGAGGACTTCATTCGTGCCCACCACGGTGGGGTGGTGGTCACGCGGGGTCAGTTGGCCGCCGCTGAGCAACTCGTCCTGGACGGCATCCGCCAGGTGCGCTCCGCACTGCAGGAGCGGTTGTCATGA
- a CDS encoding 30S ribosomal protein bS22 produces the protein MGSVVKKRRKRMAKKKHRKLLRKTRVQRRRLGK, from the coding sequence ATGGGCTCGGTGGTCAAGAAGCGCCGTAAGCGCATGGCTAAGAAGAAGCACCGCAAGCTGCTGCGCAAGACCCGCGTCCAGCGTCGCCGTCTCGGCAAGTGA
- a CDS encoding helix-turn-helix domain-containing protein, giving the protein MAGSQSDGRLSEVRFLTVAEVATVMRVSKMTVYRLVHSGELTAVRVGRSFRVPEHAVHEYLRGAFQETA; this is encoded by the coding sequence ATGGCCGGGTCACAGTCCGACGGACGGCTGTCGGAGGTCAGGTTCCTGACCGTCGCGGAGGTCGCGACGGTCATGCGGGTGTCGAAGATGACGGTCTATCGCCTGGTGCACAGCGGTGAGCTCACCGCCGTCCGGGTCGGTCGGTCATTCCGGGTGCCTGAGCATGCGGTGCACGAATATCTCCGGGGTGCTTTTCAAGAGACCGCCTGA
- a CDS encoding ABC transporter permease: protein MRLAEAWRVALDALRANRLRSALTMLGVIIGVASVVLLVAIGTGTKQKVEQQVEGLGSNLLLVVPGRIEVGNAPVVSPLTLKDADAVSRVVGDPDRVAVTVASGATARAGNRSDFTTVQGVLETTPAVFTRSLARGRYLTGTDVDTSRRVAVLGDAVARTLFPDRDPLGQQVALAGVRFRVIGVFAPLGQSLGVDRDDEVHVPVTAAQRLWGTQRVDGIAVKAPDRERIEELGERIVAELTRRHPDTEFSAVTQQQILGVLGDILGVLTGVLAAIAGISLLVGGVGVSNIMLVSVRERTREIGLRKAVGARPRDIGVQFLLEAVLLTTIGGLTGMALGVGTALLVDALSPIPAAVTWWSLALAFGVSAVVGIVFGVVPAQRAGRLDPVVALRAE, encoded by the coding sequence GTGAGGCTCGCCGAGGCGTGGCGGGTGGCGCTGGACGCCCTGCGGGCCAACCGGTTGCGCAGCGCGCTGACCATGCTCGGAGTGATCATCGGGGTGGCCTCGGTGGTCCTGCTGGTGGCCATCGGCACCGGCACCAAACAGAAGGTCGAGCAACAGGTCGAGGGCCTCGGCTCCAACCTGCTGCTGGTCGTCCCCGGCCGGATCGAGGTCGGCAACGCCCCGGTGGTCTCGCCGCTGACCCTCAAGGACGCCGACGCCGTCAGCCGGGTGGTCGGCGACCCCGACCGGGTGGCCGTCACCGTCGCCTCGGGGGCGACCGCGCGGGCCGGCAACCGCTCCGACTTCACCACCGTGCAGGGAGTGCTGGAGACCACCCCGGCGGTGTTCACGCGGTCGCTGGCCCGGGGCCGCTACCTCACCGGCACCGACGTGGACACCAGCCGGCGGGTGGCGGTGCTCGGCGACGCGGTGGCCCGCACGCTCTTCCCCGACCGGGACCCGCTCGGCCAGCAGGTGGCGCTGGCCGGGGTGCGGTTCCGGGTGATCGGCGTCTTCGCGCCACTCGGGCAGAGCCTCGGCGTCGACCGGGACGACGAGGTGCACGTGCCGGTCACCGCCGCGCAGCGGCTCTGGGGCACCCAGCGGGTGGACGGCATCGCGGTGAAGGCACCGGACCGCGAGCGGATCGAGGAGCTGGGCGAACGGATCGTCGCCGAGCTGACCCGGCGCCACCCGGACACCGAGTTCAGTGCTGTCACCCAGCAGCAGATCCTCGGCGTGCTCGGCGACATCCTCGGAGTCCTCACCGGCGTACTCGCCGCCATCGCCGGCATCTCGTTGCTCGTCGGCGGCGTCGGGGTCTCCAACATCATGCTGGTCAGCGTCCGGGAGCGGACCCGGGAGATCGGGCTGCGCAAAGCCGTCGGTGCGCGTCCCCGCGACATCGGGGTGCAGTTCCTGCTGGAGGCGGTGCTGCTCACCACGATCGGTGGGCTCACCGGGATGGCGCTCGGCGTGGGGACCGCCCTGCTGGTCGACGCGCTGTCGCCGATCCCGGCCGCGGTCACCTGGTGGTCGTTGGCGCTCGCCTTCGGCGTATCGGCGGTGGTGGGCATCGTCTTCGGGGTCGTCCCCGCGCAGCGCGCCGGCCGACTCGACCCGGTGGTCGCGCTGCGCGCCGAGTGA
- a CDS encoding ABC transporter ATP-binding protein gives MTGAPPAIEAVDVSRTYQLDGVSVEALRGVSLVVQPGDYVALVGPSGSGKSTLMHLLGGLDRPTGGRLVIGGRDVNALAPPEMATLRNETIGFVFQAFHLLPRTSAVENVALPLVYRGVPARQRRERAAAMLGRVGLGHRLDHRPNQMSGGEQQRVAIARALVTEPTVLLADEPTGNLDSVTGTAVLELLEQLNVESGVALVMVTHDQEVAARAQRRITMRDGVVVADSDTKHDRPPSVDHGRPATLVAAPSAEPRSASGSGPGHPSGGSGGAAGATGRLPREVDPGRPEVERPGGAA, from the coding sequence GTGACCGGCGCACCGCCGGCGATCGAGGCGGTGGACGTTTCCCGGACGTACCAACTGGACGGGGTGTCCGTCGAGGCGTTGCGCGGGGTGTCGCTGGTCGTGCAACCGGGGGACTACGTGGCCCTGGTCGGCCCGTCCGGCTCGGGCAAGTCCACTCTCATGCACCTCCTCGGTGGGCTGGACCGGCCCACCGGTGGCCGGTTGGTGATCGGCGGGCGGGACGTCAACGCCCTCGCCCCGCCGGAGATGGCCACCCTGCGCAACGAGACGATCGGCTTCGTCTTCCAGGCGTTCCACCTGCTGCCGCGTACCTCGGCGGTGGAGAACGTGGCGCTGCCGCTGGTCTACCGGGGTGTGCCGGCCCGGCAGCGTCGGGAGCGGGCGGCGGCGATGCTCGGCCGGGTCGGCCTCGGGCACCGCCTCGACCACCGGCCCAACCAGATGTCCGGCGGTGAGCAGCAACGGGTGGCGATCGCCCGTGCGCTGGTCACCGAACCGACGGTGCTGCTGGCCGACGAGCCCACCGGCAACCTGGACAGCGTCACCGGCACGGCGGTGCTGGAGCTGTTGGAGCAGTTGAACGTGGAGTCCGGGGTGGCGCTGGTGATGGTCACCCATGACCAGGAGGTGGCAGCCCGGGCCCAGCGCCGGATCACGATGCGTGACGGTGTGGTCGTGGCGGACAGCGACACCAAGCATGATCGACCGCCGTCCGTTGATCACGGTCGACCTGCGACACTGGTTGCCGCTCCCAGCGCGGAGCCCCGGTCCGCGTCCGGAAGCGGCCCGGGGCACCCGTCCGGTGGCTCCGGTGGCGCCGCCGGAGCCACCGGGCGCCTTCCGCGGGAGGTCGACCCGGGCAGACCCGAGGTCGAGCGGCCGGGAGGCGCGGCGTGA
- a CDS encoding efflux RND transporter periplasmic adaptor subunit: MRRPQLPRPSSATRPRLLTALTAVAVLTVTTAASCGDDDPDLALASAARNQVSEVIDAPATVTARAAATLTAPADGTLASLRVQPGQQVKRGQILAVVDSPSAQQRLRQAKQALEAAKRAGRGVSTGDLTGSRRGTDKAADEAFDAARKAADKIADPQLRDALLTQVTSAQRQYAAAARSADQAVRAVQRGISGLSSAVGALSAAQRLQAQQAYDLAKATVDALTLRTPIAGVVQPGGTRASGGSTGGLAGLLEQAGGAQAAGIDPSVLTPSQGGPPAGVDDAVAVGGQVSAGTPVLTVVDTGQLGLLAEVDETDVLLVKAGVTATVELDAVTGASYDATVRSVDVLPTNSAQGGVTYRVRLALGAGKLAEDEPAPNPRPGMNAIVHLRVREAADAVTVPASAVFSSDGRDAVWVVRDGKAGRAAVTVGVQGSDLVQILNGVQPGDRIVVRGTDQVRDGQEVR, encoded by the coding sequence GTGCGCCGCCCCCAGTTGCCGCGGCCGTCCAGCGCCACGCGGCCCCGCCTGCTCACCGCCCTGACCGCCGTCGCCGTCCTCACCGTCACCACCGCCGCCTCGTGCGGCGACGACGACCCCGACCTCGCGCTGGCGTCGGCGGCCCGCAACCAGGTCAGCGAGGTGATCGACGCGCCGGCGACCGTGACCGCCCGGGCCGCGGCCACGCTCACCGCTCCCGCCGACGGCACCCTGGCGAGCCTGCGTGTCCAGCCTGGACAGCAGGTGAAGCGCGGTCAGATCCTCGCCGTGGTCGACTCGCCCTCGGCTCAGCAGCGGCTTCGTCAGGCGAAGCAGGCGTTGGAGGCGGCGAAGCGCGCCGGGCGGGGTGTCTCCACGGGTGACCTGACCGGCAGTCGGCGTGGCACCGACAAGGCGGCCGACGAGGCGTTCGACGCCGCCCGGAAGGCCGCCGACAAGATCGCCGACCCGCAACTGCGGGACGCGCTGCTGACCCAGGTGACGTCCGCGCAACGGCAGTACGCCGCCGCCGCTCGCAGCGCCGACCAGGCCGTCCGCGCGGTGCAGCGGGGGATCAGCGGGCTGAGCTCCGCCGTCGGCGCGCTCTCCGCGGCGCAACGGCTGCAGGCCCAGCAGGCGTACGACCTGGCGAAGGCGACAGTCGACGCGCTGACCCTGCGCACCCCGATCGCCGGGGTGGTGCAGCCGGGTGGCACCCGGGCCAGCGGTGGGTCGACCGGGGGCCTCGCGGGGCTGCTGGAGCAGGCCGGTGGCGCCCAGGCGGCCGGCATCGACCCGTCCGTGCTGACCCCCAGCCAGGGTGGGCCGCCCGCCGGGGTGGACGACGCGGTCGCGGTCGGCGGCCAGGTCAGCGCCGGCACGCCGGTGCTGACCGTGGTGGACACCGGGCAGTTGGGGCTGCTCGCCGAGGTGGACGAGACGGACGTGCTGCTGGTCAAGGCCGGCGTGACCGCCACCGTCGAGCTGGACGCCGTCACCGGTGCCAGCTACGACGCGACGGTCCGTTCGGTGGACGTGCTGCCCACCAACTCCGCGCAGGGCGGGGTCACCTACCGGGTACGCCTCGCACTGGGCGCCGGGAAGCTGGCCGAGGACGAGCCCGCGCCCAACCCCCGGCCCGGTATGAACGCGATCGTGCACCTGCGGGTACGCGAGGCCGCCGACGCGGTGACCGTCCCCGCCTCGGCGGTGTTCTCCTCCGACGGCCGGGACGCGGTCTGGGTGGTCCGCGACGGCAAGGCTGGCCGGGCGGCGGTCACCGTGGGCGTACAGGGGTCGGATCTGGTGCAGATCCTCAACGGCGTGCAGCCCGGCGACCGGATCGTGGTGCGCGGCACCGATCAGGTGCGCGACGGCCAGGAGGTGCGGTGA
- a CDS encoding DUF2568 domain-containing protein — protein MIRALGLLLIFLLELAVLAIGARWGWALDAPTAGRLLAAIGVPLLLAGLWGALGSPRARLPLRPPAKFAFQTGWFVLGGAMLALLGQPWLGLALVVVWVVVTILLRRAT, from the coding sequence GTGATCCGAGCGCTCGGGCTTTTGCTGATCTTCCTGTTGGAACTGGCCGTGCTGGCGATCGGCGCGCGCTGGGGCTGGGCACTGGACGCGCCCACCGCGGGCAGGCTGCTCGCCGCCATCGGCGTGCCGCTGCTGCTCGCCGGACTCTGGGGTGCTCTCGGTTCGCCGCGAGCCCGGCTGCCGCTGCGCCCGCCAGCCAAGTTCGCGTTCCAGACCGGCTGGTTCGTGCTCGGCGGCGCGATGCTCGCCCTGCTCGGGCAGCCGTGGCTCGGCCTCGCCCTGGTCGTCGTCTGGGTGGTCGTCACGATCCTGCTGCGCCGCGCCACCTGA
- a CDS encoding TetR/AcrR family transcriptional regulator, with protein MPRVGLNQQTVVREAARLADEVGYQQLTLAALASRLGVALPSLYKHVRGADALDQKLSALATAELATEMTTAAVGRAGGDALRAMADAYRGYAHRHPGRYPATQRVPDPADPEHVEAGERAVGAVFAVLRGYGLTDDDAVDATRALRSALHGFVALEAAGGFGLPQDVDRSYHQLVAGMDVAFRSWPDPQQSAAQQGGEQQS; from the coding sequence GTGCCTAGGGTCGGCCTCAACCAGCAGACCGTCGTGCGGGAGGCCGCCCGGCTGGCCGACGAGGTCGGCTACCAGCAGCTCACCCTCGCCGCGCTCGCCAGCCGGCTCGGCGTCGCGCTGCCCAGCCTCTACAAGCACGTGCGGGGGGCGGACGCGTTGGACCAGAAGCTCTCCGCCCTGGCCACCGCCGAGCTGGCGACGGAGATGACCACCGCCGCCGTCGGCCGGGCCGGCGGCGACGCGCTCCGGGCGATGGCCGACGCCTACCGTGGCTACGCCCACCGGCACCCCGGCCGCTACCCGGCCACCCAACGGGTGCCCGATCCGGCCGACCCGGAGCACGTCGAGGCGGGCGAGCGCGCGGTCGGTGCCGTCTTCGCGGTACTACGCGGGTACGGGCTCACCGACGACGACGCGGTGGACGCGACCCGGGCCCTACGCAGCGCTCTGCACGGCTTCGTCGCCCTGGAGGCCGCCGGCGGCTTCGGCCTGCCCCAGGATGTCGACCGCTCGTACCACCAACTGGTCGCCGGCATGGACGTCGCGTTCCGCTCCTGGCCCGACCCCCAGCAGAGCGCGGCGCAGCAGGGCGGGGAGCAGCAGTCGTGA
- a CDS encoding alpha/beta fold hydrolase, which produces MTTNQVRRDRGHIAYEVHGDGPLVVLAHGMGENRASYRHLVPLLVAAGHRVASVDVRGHGESSAGWPTYAPAEVGADLLAVVRDLDAGPAVLVGSSSSAAGVVFAATDAPELVTGIVQIGAFVGQPKLNPLLRMAMGAVLRSPRLFGMFHNTLFPVHRPDDDAAYRRSMVANLREPGRMAAVRGVIEPVEPHWTARAPQVRQPVLVLMGAKDPDFPDPGAEARAARRLFRTAEARMIEESGHYPHADRPQRTADELLGFLAVCAGA; this is translated from the coding sequence ATGACTACTAACCAGGTCCGCCGGGACCGCGGACACATCGCGTACGAGGTGCACGGGGACGGCCCACTCGTCGTGCTCGCACACGGGATGGGCGAGAACAGGGCGAGCTATCGACACCTGGTGCCGCTGCTGGTCGCGGCCGGCCACCGGGTCGCCTCGGTCGACGTCCGGGGGCACGGAGAGTCCAGCGCCGGATGGCCGACGTACGCCCCGGCGGAGGTCGGCGCCGACCTGCTGGCCGTGGTCCGCGACCTCGACGCCGGACCGGCCGTGCTGGTCGGCAGCTCGTCCAGCGCGGCGGGGGTGGTCTTCGCCGCGACCGACGCGCCCGAGCTGGTCACCGGCATCGTGCAGATCGGCGCGTTCGTCGGTCAGCCGAAGCTCAACCCTCTGCTGCGGATGGCGATGGGGGCCGTGCTGCGCAGCCCTCGACTGTTCGGAATGTTCCACAACACGCTCTTCCCGGTGCACCGGCCCGACGACGACGCCGCGTACCGCAGGTCGATGGTGGCCAACCTGCGCGAGCCCGGCCGGATGGCCGCGGTCCGTGGCGTGATCGAGCCGGTCGAGCCGCACTGGACCGCCCGCGCCCCGCAGGTCCGGCAACCGGTGCTGGTGCTGATGGGTGCCAAGGACCCGGATTTCCCCGACCCGGGAGCCGAGGCGCGCGCCGCCCGCCGGCTCTTCCGCACCGCCGAAGCTCGGATGATCGAGGAGTCCGGCCACTACCCGCACGCCGACCGGCCGCAGCGCACCGCCGACGAGTTGCTCGGCTTTCTGGCGGTGTGCGCCGGTGCCTAG
- a CDS encoding proline dehydrogenase family protein has protein sequence MLRSVILAASRSSQVERLVATAPYTRDVVRRFVAGAATDDALRATRGLVDDGLAVTLDHLGEDTVTPEQATATRDEYLKLLKMLGGAGLTPAAEVSVKLSALGQMFDEQLAYDNARAICVAADAAGTTVTLDMEDHTTTDSTLEVLGRLRKDFPSTGAVLQAYLRRTESDCRELSSAGSRVRLCKGAYKEPESVAYQSAREVDKSYVRCMNILMSGDGYPMLATHDPRMIAIGEDRARWFDRGPERFEFQMLYGIRPEEQARLAGEGYTVRTYVPYGDEWYGYLMRRLAERPANLVFFGRALISKK, from the coding sequence ATGCTCCGTTCCGTCATCCTCGCCGCCTCCCGGTCATCCCAGGTCGAGCGGCTCGTCGCGACCGCCCCGTACACCCGGGACGTCGTTCGCCGGTTCGTTGCCGGCGCCGCCACCGACGACGCGTTGCGCGCGACCCGCGGGCTCGTCGACGACGGTCTCGCGGTCACCCTCGACCACCTGGGTGAGGACACCGTCACCCCCGAGCAGGCCACCGCCACGCGTGACGAATACCTGAAGTTGTTGAAGATGCTCGGCGGTGCGGGGCTCACCCCGGCCGCCGAGGTGAGCGTGAAGCTCTCCGCTCTCGGCCAGATGTTCGACGAGCAGTTGGCCTACGACAACGCCAGGGCGATCTGCGTGGCGGCCGATGCGGCGGGCACCACGGTCACCCTGGACATGGAGGACCACACCACCACCGACTCGACGCTGGAGGTGCTGGGCCGGCTGCGCAAGGACTTCCCGTCGACCGGTGCCGTGCTCCAGGCGTACCTGCGTCGGACCGAGTCGGACTGCCGGGAGCTCTCCTCGGCCGGGTCGCGGGTGCGGCTGTGCAAGGGCGCCTACAAGGAGCCGGAGTCGGTGGCGTACCAGTCGGCCCGCGAGGTGGACAAGTCCTACGTGCGCTGCATGAACATCCTGATGTCCGGCGACGGCTACCCGATGCTGGCGACCCACGACCCTCGGATGATCGCCATCGGTGAGGACCGGGCCCGCTGGTTCGACCGGGGGCCGGAGCGTTTCGAGTTCCAGATGCTCTACGGCATCCGCCCCGAGGAGCAGGCCCGCCTGGCCGGCGAGGGTTACACCGTCCGCACCTACGTTCCGTACGGCGACGAGTGGTACGGCTACCTGATGCGCCGGCTCGCCGAGCGCCCGGCCAACCTGGTCTTCTTCGGCCGCGCTCTGATCTCCAAGAAGTAA